A portion of the Shimia isoporae genome contains these proteins:
- a CDS encoding AraC family transcriptional regulator, which translates to MTKKGLGVANYDKRLMRVLRYIHDNPAGDMSLDRLADEAAMSRFHWHRIFHAMTGETCAQAVRRVRLHKAACLLLLEDAAPDEISRAVGYDNPRSFGRAFASQYGASPAKFRKQGVHVAPLMTRKEGEGPMFPVSVREEPPRVIAGVVHKGAYSRIGTAFEAFFGLCEANGLWPRLGNPVGIYFDNPEAKPEPDLRSMAGAELRLNEVPEDLEGFTISGGRYAVLTLRGPYDLIPQGYDALFGKWLPESGEMPGDAPCFEIYLNSPLDTKPEDLLTEICLPLAEKPA; encoded by the coding sequence ATGACGAAGAAAGGGCTGGGTGTGGCCAACTACGACAAGCGGCTGATGCGGGTGCTCAGGTACATTCACGACAATCCGGCCGGTGACATGTCGCTGGACCGGCTTGCTGATGAAGCCGCGATGAGCCGATTTCACTGGCATCGGATTTTCCACGCCATGACGGGAGAAACCTGTGCGCAGGCCGTGCGCAGGGTGCGGTTGCACAAGGCCGCATGCTTGTTGCTTCTGGAAGATGCCGCCCCGGACGAGATTTCACGCGCAGTGGGGTATGACAACCCGCGCAGTTTCGGGCGGGCATTTGCGTCACAATACGGCGCGAGTCCCGCGAAATTCAGAAAACAGGGCGTGCATGTGGCGCCTCTGATGACACGTAAAGAGGGGGAAGGACCGATGTTTCCAGTCAGTGTTCGTGAAGAGCCACCGCGGGTGATTGCCGGTGTCGTGCACAAGGGTGCGTATAGCCGGATTGGAACCGCATTCGAGGCCTTCTTTGGCCTTTGTGAAGCTAACGGTCTGTGGCCGAGGCTGGGAAATCCTGTCGGCATTTACTTCGACAACCCCGAGGCCAAGCCGGAACCGGATCTTCGCTCAATGGCAGGAGCCGAATTGCGTTTGAACGAAGTGCCTGAAGACCTTGAGGGTTTTACCATATCTGGCGGACGTTACGCCGTTCTGACGTTACGCGGGCCCTATGACCTCATCCCCCAAGGATACGATGCCCTGTTTGGAAAGTGGTTGCCTGAAAGCGGCGAGATGCCTGGTGATGCGCCATGTTTCGAGATTTACCTGAACAGCCCGTTGGATACGAAGCCCGAGGATTTGCTGACGGAGATTTGTCTCCCACTGGCGGAGAAACCTGCATGA
- a CDS encoding acetyl-CoA carboxylase carboxyltransferase subunit alpha produces MTNYLDFEKPLAEIEGKAEELRALARTNEEMDVADEAAALDKKAADLLQELYKDLTPWRKCQVARHPERPHTKDYIEALFTEFTPLAGDRNFADDLAVTGGLARFNDQPVMVIGHEKGHDTKSRIAHNFGMARPEGYRKAVRLMEMADRFGLPVIALVDTTGAYPGKGAEERGQSEAIARSTEACLNIGVPLISVIIGEGGSGGAVAFATANRVAMLEHSVYSVISPEGCASILWKDAEKMREAAEALRLTAQDLKKLGVADRIIEEPMGGAHRNAKATIDSVQKAIAAMLKELSKKDSKALIADRRKKFLDVGKKGLAA; encoded by the coding sequence ATGACCAACTATCTCGACTTCGAAAAACCCCTCGCCGAAATTGAGGGCAAGGCCGAAGAGCTGCGCGCACTGGCGCGGACCAACGAAGAAATGGATGTCGCCGACGAAGCTGCCGCTCTGGACAAGAAAGCGGCAGACCTGCTTCAGGAGCTTTACAAAGACCTGACCCCTTGGCGCAAATGCCAGGTTGCGCGCCACCCCGAGCGTCCGCACACCAAAGATTACATCGAAGCGCTTTTCACTGAATTCACGCCGCTGGCTGGGGATCGCAATTTTGCCGACGACCTCGCCGTGACCGGCGGCCTGGCCCGTTTCAACGATCAACCGGTAATGGTGATCGGCCATGAAAAAGGCCACGACACCAAATCCCGCATCGCGCACAACTTCGGCATGGCCCGTCCCGAGGGCTACCGTAAGGCCGTGCGTCTCATGGAAATGGCCGACCGCTTCGGACTGCCGGTAATCGCACTGGTGGACACCACCGGCGCCTACCCGGGCAAAGGTGCCGAGGAGCGCGGTCAATCCGAAGCCATCGCGCGCTCGACCGAGGCCTGCCTGAACATCGGCGTGCCGCTGATCTCAGTGATCATTGGCGAGGGTGGCTCTGGCGGCGCCGTGGCCTTTGCGACTGCCAACCGTGTCGCAATGCTGGAACACTCAGTCTACTCGGTGATCTCGCCCGAAGGCTGCGCATCCATTCTCTGGAAAGATGCCGAAAAGATGCGCGAAGCGGCTGAAGCGCTGCGCCTGACCGCACAAGATCTGAAGAAACTGGGCGTGGCTGATCGCATCATCGAAGAACCGATGGGCGGCGCGCACCGCAACGCCAAAGCAACAATCGACAGTGTCCAAAAAGCGATTGCGGCAATGCTAAAGGAACTGAGCAAAAAAGACAGCAAGGCGCTGATCGCCGATCGTCGAAAAAAGTTTCTGGACGTGGGCAAAAAGGGTCTGGCTGCTTAA